The following proteins come from a genomic window of Ailuropoda melanoleuca isolate Jingjing chromosome 2, ASM200744v2, whole genome shotgun sequence:
- the B3GALT1 gene encoding beta-1,3-galactosyltransferase 1, whose product MASKVSCLYVLTVVCWASALWYLSITRPTSSYTGSKPFSHLTVARKNFSFGNIRTRPINPHSFEFLINEPNKCEKNIPFLVILISTTHKEFDARQAIRETWGDENNFKGIKIATLFLLGKNADPVLNQMVEQESQIFHDIIVEDFIDSYHNLTLKTLMGMRWVATFCSKAKYVMKTDSDIFVNMDNLIYKLLKPSTKPRRRYFTGYVINGGPIRDVRSKWYMPRDLYPDSNYPPFCSGTGYIFSADVAELIYKTSLHTRLLHLEDVYVGLCLRKLGIHPFQNSGFNHWKMAYSLCRYRRVITVHQISPEEMHRIWNDMSSKKHLRC is encoded by the coding sequence ATGGCTTCAAAGGTCTCCTGTCTCTATGTTTTGACAGTTGTGTGCTGGGCCAGTGCCCTCTGGTATCTGAGTATAACTCGTCCCACTTCTTCCTACACTGGCTCCAAGCCATTCAGCCACCTAACAGTTGCCAGGAAAAACTTCAGCTTTGGCAACATAAGAACTCGACCTATAAACCCacattcttttgaatttcttataAATGAGCCCAACAAATGTGAGAAAAACATTCCTTTCCTTGTTATCCTCATCAGCACCACCCACAAAGAATTCGACGCCCGCCAGGCAATCCGAGAGACGTGGGGGGATGAGAACAATTTCAAAGGGATCAAGATAGCCACTCTCTTCCTCCTGGGCAAGAATGCTGATCCTGTCCTGAATCAGATGGTGGAGCAAGAGAGCCAAATCTTCCACGACATCATTGTGGAGGACTTTATTGACTCCTACCATAACCTTACCCTCAAAACATTAATGGGAATGAGATGGGTGGCCACTTTTTGTTCAAAAGCCAAGTATGTCATGAAAACAGACAGTGACATTTTTGTAAACATGGACAACCTTATTTATAAACTACTAAAGCCCTCCACCAAGCCAAGAAGAAGGTATTTCACTGGCTATGTCATCAACGGAGGGCCAATCCGGGACGTCCGCAGTAAGTGGTACATGCCCAGGGATTTGTACCCTGACAGTAACTACCCACCGTTCTGTTCGGGGACTGGCTATATCTTTTCAGCTGATGTGGCCGAACTCATTTATAAGACCTCACTCCATACAAGGCTGCTTCACCTTGAAGATGTCTATGTGGGACTGTGTCTTCGAAAACTGGGCATACATCCTTTCCAGAACAGTGGCTTCAATCACTGGAAAATGGCCTACAGTTTGTGTAGATACCGCCGCGTGATCACCGTGCATCAAATCTCTCCAGAAGAAATGCACAGAATCTGGAATGACATGTCAAGCAAGAAACATCTCAGATGTTAG